Within Microcebus murinus isolate Inina chromosome 8, M.murinus_Inina_mat1.0, whole genome shotgun sequence, the genomic segment TTTCTGTCTCATTGTGAGCTCTAGGAAATGTTAATCCTGCAGATGCatagtatttattctttcatggGAAGTTATTCTTGCATGGCCTCCTGGATTCTCATGCTGTATGTATGCAGATTATTATCCAACCACAGACTCAAGGAGGGAACAGACCCCTATGCAGTGTCTGGAGGGGTTTTGGAGGTTTTTCTGGGAGGGggagttgtttatttgtttgcttttatttgtttgtatagtTTTGTTCCTTCCAGGGCTGCAAATTCTAGcttccttggcctccctgagGCATGATCTCTGGCTTCTCAACTTATTGGGATTCACTGTACTCCTCATATCCTGCAGCCTGTCGACACTTCCGGGCAGTAAGCTGGGGTGGTCTGTTCAGTGACCAGAGTCCTGCAATGCCTGTCATTCAATGTCTGAAAATAATGGCTCATGGATTTTGTAGGTTTTTAGCTGCTTGCAGTGGGAGGGTATCCTGGACTGTCTTCCTTCTACATGGTACTGGCTCCCCTCCATTGAGTCTGCTTGTGCTCAACCTGATGGCGCTGCTGGATTGCCTCCATCATAGCTGCAGCTGCCTGTGTGTGTCCACCAGCAGCATCTGGGGTGAATGGGGGGGATGGGAAGGATAGATGTATTGAGCTGAAACTCTGAAACTGACTCCCCCTCCTCACTCCCTGCTTTCTCCCATACCTTTTGTAGAAAAGGTGTAAGCGTTACTGGGCCCAAGAGCAGGAGCCATTGCAGATTGGGCTTTTCTGCATCACTTTGGTTAgctggggcagaggtgggaaCAGAGTTCTTCAGGACTTGGATGTGTAGGAGCTTTCAAGGCAGAGTCCCAAGATGGAAAGCCTTTGGACTGACCTTGAAATCTGTATCCCACAGTCCCTTTACATTGCAGGGAACTACCTGATGTTAGCCTACAAATGTCTCTGTAAAGTATCACTGTTATTTCTGTAATGTAAATGTGCCTGGTTTCTTGAAATCCTTACTTCTCTtaccattttgaaataaatacatagttagtacttaataaatacagtgaaacttttattttagaattttcttttcagttgtaAATGAGCATGTTTGAGGTTTTTATAATAGTGTCCTCTTTCTTCTGTCAAATGTTTCCTTCTTGAACACTTTGGGGGATGTTTGagctaaatgaatttttaaaaatatgttaatttgatttttaatcaaGAATGCTTTGGTTTCTAAACATGTGTCTTTTGGCACCGTGACTTTTGTTCTTGCCTCCATACTCAGGCAAAAGAGAAGTGGCTGAATGCAGACATGATGCTCAGGACCCTCAAGTTCACATTCCAGAAGGTATAGACAGGGGAGGAGACAGGAAAGGTGCTGCCACTTGAAAGCAATTTCATGCCTGtttctctctgtaaaatgggcattcAAAATAGCACCTGCCTCCTCAGTTATTATCTGGTAGGTTTAAATGGAAGATACTCAGCTCTGGCCTGGGGTGTAGTGAGTACTCATGgatgcttttctttcttattctttgcttctctttttctgttttcaggaaTGCCGTTCTGTGTACCAGCTGCAGTATATGTCCTGCCAGACCATGGGGTCCCCAGCAGTCCTGATCACATACTGGCCATGGTGGAGGAAGCCCGTCACCTCCAGGGATCTGGCCTTGGCCCCCTCTGTGTCCACTGCAGATTTAGGGAATGGGCTTCGCCAGGGTCTGgtgaggcagaggggacagggtggggaggaaggcgGAGAGTGCAGGGCCTGGGGCCAGTCTTGCAGCCTGAATGCCTATTTTGAGACGCCATACTTGCTCACCTGCCTGGACTGAAATtgttaacatttgttgagcacagACTCAGCTGGGGAGTAAGCCCACAGCTGATGCTCAACATATGTGAttaaaaagtttttcctttttcagttacAATCTGGGGACCCAGGGAATCAAGAGGTTCTGCAGGGAACCCCATTAGGATCCTCATCCCCCACCCCAATTGCCCCATTTAAAAGGTTATGGGTAGGACCTGACCCGGCTCTGATTCTCCCGTGCCAGTGCAGGCTGCGGGCGAACAGGCGTGCTGTGCACCATGGATTACGTGAGGCAGTTGCTCCTGACCCAGGTACGATGAAGGCATTCCTGTGTGTGTAGTTTGCGTCCCATGCTTACGCCATTCTGCTCACGTGCCCCGTCTCTCCGCCCTAGACCATCCCACTTAACTTCAGCTTCTTTGACTTGGTCCTGCAGATGCGGAAGCAGCGTCCTGCAGCCGTGCAGACAGAGATGCGAGGCTCAGTCTCGGGTCCTGGTTCCCAGCGACACAGGCCAGGCTTCCatccctgctccccctcccttcctgatGACCCCTCACTTCAACAGGAGCAGTACAGATTATCCGTTCAGCGCTCCAGAACGCCAGGCCCAGCTAACTACCAGAACCTCAAGGAGGTACAGAgatccctcccctctctctcttcctttccacctTCAACACCCTCAGAGACCAGGACCTGGAGCAGAGTCCAGCCCCTGACTCCTCCTGGGAGCAGGCACGGACTCCTAATCACATCCACCCTTGCGGGCCTCCGGCTCCCTTGCCATCTCCTCTTAAGCTTACCCCAGTTCCCCATCAGCGGTCTGGCCAGTTTCCTCCAAAGCCTCATGGCCCTCCCCTCCTGGTTTCCCCCAGAATTGTATTCCATTCTAGGACGACGGCCTCTCCCTCTGGACTTCCCCAGGGCTTCTTGCCATACCCCACCCACGAGGCAGGCTCCTCAGGTATCTGGCTGCGTCTCCGCATCTTTCCCTGTCGAATTTCTCAGGCTCAGGGGCTCTTTCCTCGCCCTTGAAACACTAGCCCCTTCCTTGCTGTTCAGTTCACCAAATATTCGCTGGCCCTTTCTTTGAATGGACCTTTGAGAACCCTCCCCAAGATGCCCCTTTTATCCAGTGGTCCATGCATGGCCTCTGCGTAGCCCTACGTTCTGAGGTTCTTTTCCTGGGACCTCCAGTCAATAATTCAGCAAAATTTCTTGATGCTGCCCACTTGTCAGGCGTCATGTTGGGTGCTGCTAGCACAGAGTTGACGATCCTTCCCAGCAGAGACTTCACCCTCCGGTCCTTGAGGCTAGCCCTTCACTTTAAGGCCAGCCGTTCCTCCCCTTCGATGCCACTTCctcatttttattcaataaacatttatacagAAACGACCACCCTTCAATACGAATACCCTGCCCATTTACCTGTCGGGCTGGCCCCCTGCCCCCTTCACCCGCCTAACTTGCGGGACGCGGAGACACAGAAACCAGACCGCCCTACCCAGAGACCCCTCCCTCCTCGACGCGCGCCGCCCAAGCGGGAAGGAAGCCCGCGGTTTGCGCGCCAGCCGTGCAcgctcccccgcccccgccccacgctGCCGTTTCACTTCCTCCGCACCCTGTCAGCCCGCAGGACATCTCGGTGCCCGTGGCCCCGGCTCCGGCCATGGCCGACACGTACGCGGCGGTGCAGAAGCGCGGGGCCCCTGCGGGCGCCAGGCCGGGGTCGCGGGCGCGCAGCGCGGATGAGGCGCCGGTCTACAGCCAGGTGACGCCGCGCGCCCAGCGCCCCGGGACGCACGCGGAGGACACGCGCACGGCGCTGCCGGGCTGCGGTGAGTCGAGGCCggcgcagggctggggaggggcggcACCCAGCCATTTACTCTTTTTCAGGACCCATCCTGCAGGGATACTGGacccctggccaggcctggccacGCCCCTGAGGCTGTGTCCGGGCTTCCCTGGCCACGCCCCCTGGGCTACTGCCAGTCACTGGTTTGCCGCGGAGGCGTCCCCAGAGACCGTTGCCCTAATGCCTGGTCCCAGTTAGGTCTCTGGCCAGGATAGCCTGTTTGTCCAGGCTATACCCTAAAGGCCCTCGGGCACGCCCTTGGTGCACGCCCTCTCCCGCTGGCGCCGCCCTCGGCTCGCCTCCTCGGGTCTCGGAAGGAAGCGTCGGGCGGGGTCTTGGGACTCCGTGGGGTTGCTTGAGCTGACCCATGGGGGGTCTGCTGCCCACAGTTCCTGCTGACCAAAGCCCAGCTGGGTCTGGCGCTTATGAGGACGTGACGGATGGAGCTCAGACCAGTGGGCTAGGTAAGTCAGAGCCTGGGCGGAAGGGACTCTACGCAGCTTTAAGTGAACCCTAGAAATTTGAGACTTTGGCCTGGGAACGTGGGACTCAGGCTCTCGGAATCCGGTGCCTGCAGTAAGCAAGAGGACCTCTAGGAATGGGGATGGCCTTCCGCAAGTTGCTTACCTCTTCACACCTCAGCTTCTCCATGAGACCCACAGCACCCTTCCTCTCCCAGGCTTCAACCTGCGCATCGGAAGGCCAAAAGGGCCCCGGGACCCCCCTGCCGATTGGAGCCAGGTGTGAGTGCTGCATCAGTGCCTGCCTCTCCACGTGAGCCCTGGACTGCTCGCTGACGGCCACGCTCCACTGTGCCATGTGTTGGGAGTGGGGACACTGGCCCtgatcaaaataaaagtttttcagGGTGAGAAATGTGGGGCTTTGCCCTGGTGATTACAGCATTGGAGGCTTGAGGCTGGGGGAGGTAGGTGGGTTATAATGGTCGGTGAGCCTTAACGGAGCAGATTTAAAAAGAACGTCTGAAAGGGACATGGCTCCTGAGTTGGTGAAGCCGGGAGTAGACAGAAGGGCTTCCAGAGACTGTTCCCCTCACCACATAATGGACTGGTCTGTCCTCAGAATGTGAGCCTCCTTCACTCAGACACTCGGGTAACCTCACAGAGAGATGGACAGACCCCTAGCCCTTCACAGAGATCCAGGCCAGGCATAACCACAACCACACAGACTGACCCCAGAGAGACAGATAAAAAGACCCCCAGATAGGCGGATGGATGGACCACCAACCTGACATAGCCAGAATCTAAGACAGCCAGATGAAAGGGCATTgcatggctggctggctgggggaCCCCAGCCAGAGATATAGACCAACAACAACCTGATTGGTCTCAGCCTGAGAGATCACCAAACAGGCAAACCTCCCAAAAGACCCCTCCGCCAGCTAGACAGCCCGATGGACCCCTAGTTGGACGGACTGCCAGACAGATATCAACAGAtccccaccaccatgcccagctgtgcAGACCCCACcctcacaaccaagtgggctgaCCACTGATTTCCCATCCAGACTCCCAGCCAGACAGACACCTCTGGGTGAGGGCTGCATCCTTGGTGGATCACAAGTGCCTTGGAAtgagctcccctcccccagcagcttTCAACCAGTGAATGATGGGGGATGTATAAATATATCAGCTAGTGCACCCGTCAGCGGGATAACTGAGGTATGTACTTTTAATGAGTTCCCAGAGCTTTCCCCGGAGGATTGGGCTTGGTTGCCCAGGAGGAGCTGGTGTGCTATTACGCCCTTTACTACTGCCTCTCTTCCTTGACTCACTCCCCCATACTCCCTGCCAAATAAGGATCTTGCACTCCAGCCCTTCTCTCATGATCTGCATCTGGGACCCACTTCCTGCTCCAGGTGCTGCcccctttctctatttcttcaaaAGAGCTGACCCTGGGCTCTGTGTTGCTGATCCCAAGCCTCTTGTATCTTCAGCCAGCAGCATCTGATCCTCCTTCTTGGACACTGGGTTCAGTTAGATGTTTGGACCCCAGGCTCacctcctccctcacctccccaGCCACTCCTTCTTGTCTCCTGCTGTTGGCTTTCTGCCTTCCTGAGTGCTTGGCCCTTGCCCTCTTTTATCTATTCCAAAACACCCGCTTAGCGATGGGTCCAACTACAAGGCTTTGAGTTCCTTCTAAACACTGACAACTCCAAATTCATTACCTCTACCTCAACCGTGGACCACGGAACTCCAGATCTCAATATCTCCACTTGAACATCTCAGGCTTAACATTTTCAAAACTGAAGTCCTGATGTTCTTACCCAGACTGACACCCTGAGATGGGAAAGAAGTTAATGGCAGCTCCCTCTATCTGGTTACTCTGACCTGAACCTTGGAGTCACACTCCTTTGACTCCTTTGTCTTGTGTAATCTGTTGGCAGATCCTATCAGTTCTCCCTTTAAAATAAACACTGAATCTGACCCCCCTCTCCCTACTATCTCCGTCCCACCCCTCCTCTGCTGGCCTCTTTTCTCCTAGCTGAAGTCAGGTTGCGATGCTATTCTGCACAGAACCCTACCCATGATACCACTTTCAGCATGAATGCCAGCCTGGTGCTGTGGCCTCCATGGCCCCACAGAAGGGCCCTGTCACCTGGCTAACCTCACCTGTTGGGATGCTCTTGCTCCCTGACGTCACTCTGCCTGCTTTTGGGAGACAGCTCTCCCAAAAAAGGCATGTCTGGGCTTTTTGGCAAGAGGAACAGACTAGCTTTTCAGGGACAATTGAACAGCAAAGAGACAACAGAATGTCTAGGATAGCAGCCTACATTCCAGGACATTGTATCCTAGAGATACTTGCTCCCATTGCAGGATAATGAGTACTTTCTCTCTGGAGGAGAAGATAGGCAGGTCCTTAGCAACCCTGAAAAAACCTCCAAGTCTCTTAATTTTGGGTACCTACCCTGGGATGCAGATCCACTGCACTCACAGGTCCATGCCCCCTCCCCTTGGGAATAAGGGCGTGGGAAACAGACTCAAGCTACtgttctggctgctgtgttgctGGGAGTAATAAACTGTCCATTGTCTGATTTGGAGGCGTGgtgttttatatgtgtgtgaatatgaGTGAAGCTGTGTGGGCTCCCCTGTTAGCACTCGAGGGGCGGGTCTCTAAGCCTATGGAGTCTGACCTCATGTCCAAGGGCCTCCTTCCCAGTCTGCCCACAGCAGAATGCTCCCACCTCAGGCATTTGCCCTAGGAGGATTTTCTCCcagattttgcttttaatatgTTAGAAAATTTATCTCTTGATGTTGTTTACTGTCTTTCCTGAgcagaatgtaagcttcatgaaggCACGTACTTTGTTTTGCTCACAGCTACCTTCCCAGCCCCTAGAATAGTGTTGGCACTTAGCAGCTGTGCAGTTGATTTATTTCACACTGCATATTCCCAAGCTCCCTAATTTCTTGTAAAATATGATACCTTGTCTCCAGTGTGCCCTTCACTTTCCACACCCATGTCTTTGTGCACACTGATCATGGTCTCATGCTGCCATGGCCTCATGCCACCATAAAAACCATCTATCTTCTTGCTGTTGGGAGAGAtggccctccctgggcctcttgCTCTCCTACATGTATTTGCTAGGTTGAATGGTGGCCCCCCAAAAGACATGTCTAAGTCCTAATTCCTGAAACCTGTGAAGGTGACCTTATTTGTGAAAGGGTCTTTGCAATTGTAATTAAGTTAAGCACCTCAAAATGAGTTTATCCTGGATTTGGATGGGCTCTGTATCCAATGACTGATACCCTtgtaagagaaaggaaagggagacagacagagaggagTAGGCCAttggagatggaggcagagaggggGCAATGTGCCTATAGACCAAGGAATGCCGAATGTGGCTCCAGCAGCACTGGGGGCTGGAAAGGAGGCACAGcacagattctccctcacagcccgcagaaggaaccaaccctgccgacACCATGATTTCAGACATCTGGACCCCAGAACTGCAAGAgagtaaatatctgttgttttgaACCATGCAGTTTGTGGTTATTATGGCAACCACAGGAAACTCATATACTGGCTATTCCAAGAGTACAAGGCCTGACCACTCTTGAACTGGGCCATCCTCAGAGTTGTGTTTGCGGCAGGACACCTTGCAGGTGATGCCGCCCTCTGGAATGTTCCCTGTGCTCAGAGCTCCTCTCCCGTGATGCAGCCCACTGTGTGTGTGGTACCCTTCTGGGCTCTCACTTGCCCCCATGGGATGTGGGGGTTCAGGGATCAACACAATGTTGCTCACATTCCTTGTCTTCTGCAAGCATCTGTGAAACAGTGACGGGCTCAGCTGTCAGTTTCCAAGTAGGATAGTATCTGTGACACCTGAATGCAGGAGTCACTCCTCCCTCCTTTCAACATCCTCTGACTTGACTTCTCTGTGTGGTGTGTATTTGTCCTTCTAGACTGTGAAGTCCTGGGAGAAAACTGGGCCCCTCGGTTTGTTGTTTTCAATCCCACTGCAGAGTGCTGCTTTGCACGATTCGTTTCAATATTCTAATGCAGCATTCTTTTCACTTATTCCCATGTTTATGTATCCCATTACCTTTAGAAACAAAACACGGTACTAAAAGTTGCTTCTGGATGTTGGGCGGTGGATATCTGATCCCATGCAGCAGACGGGAAGAGGTGAGGAATTTCCACTTAGCCCAGGGATCCCTCATTGCTTCTGGAATATAATAATGTGCACATGGGTCAGGGGCCTTAAAAAGCCAATATGCAGGCTCAAGAGGGTGGGACTACTGTCTTCAGCCCCCACCCACAGCCAGCGTTCCCAGCCAAACCTCCCTATGTTCCCAGAGCGCTCCTCCCTACCTTTCTCCCCCAGCCCAGGAGACACAGCTTTGGTTTCACCTGTAAGGCTGGAGCCTTCTCCCTCACCAGAAcgcctcctcccctgctccccagaGCACCTGGCGTCCACCttgccacagccctgccctgggctggcaggACCCTGAGGCAGTAGGCAAGGTCTGTAGGGCAGGGGATGGGTCTTGCTCCCCTTGGCTGCCTGAGTGGAGCACACCCTGAACAAAGCAGTGCTCCCTAGATGTTTGTGGGCTTCACTCAGTAGGTGCAAGTGCCCAACTGAGTACCCAAGAAATGGCCTTTTCAAAAAGAGCTGCAGAGTGTCGATTGCAGCCACGGTGAGGGTCAGAGAGAAATCACTGAGCAACTGTGGTGCATCAGTCAGTGTTTGATTATAGCTAATGTTAGCCCAAACAACTATCCAGCAGGTGGgaattgtttaatttattttatggtgcatttcttttagaataaacaaatttagtcCAGGGGACATGAAtccttataaagaaaatataagaaacatggccgggtgcagtggctcacggctgtaatcctagcactctgggaggtcaaggcttgaggattgcttgaggtcaggagttcaagaccagcctgagcaagagggagaccctgtctctaccaaaaaaatagaaaaagtagctgggcatggtggtatgcaccatagtcccagctacttgggaggctgaggcaggagggtcgcttgcgctcaggagttcaaggctacaatgagctatggtgacgctactgcactccagcctgggtgacaaagcaagatctgtctcaaaattaaaaaagaaaagaaaaaaaaatattagaaagatcATCCAGCCAATTTCAGAAGTTTTAAGAGCTGAGAAGAATGTgcaaacataaatacaaaatgcaCTTGAGAGCGAGTTCAGTGAGATTCCATACCCCTCAAGCAAGCCCTGGCCCTGCAGcctcctttttgtcttttgacGAGTTCAGCAGCACTTTTTCGGGTAccagaaatggaaattttcacATTATCTAACAAGATACATTATTTAACTTATCTTGGAGCGTAGGACTctagttttttaaatctttgggTTCTCCAGTGGGTTTAGCACAGACTTTttggtcagtaaatatttattgaatttaatagAAAAACTTAGTGAGAAAAAGCTCCAAAACTGAAGTTTCTCTAAAAGCtctaaatattgaaaatttagaaaaaaaaattagaaaaattgacAGTTTAGAAAAAGCTCTAAAATTGAAGAAGGTCAAACAGGTCAAAGGCCCCCACTAGAGTTTGGGACCAGCAGCTCTGCAGCTACCAGGTAATGTTCCAAATTTGCATTGTCATCTGTGTGGTGGATGCTTATAAGTAAAGCAATCAATATGCAAAATATCAACCATTACTTGGAATATTTTGGTGGGATTCCTCACTTCCCTAAAAATGTGCCCCAGTGTTGACATCCGGAAAATGGAAAATGCTCTCCTCCCTGAACCTGGGACAAAAGTGTTTGGTACCCTTCTCACTGAGGCTGAGAAAAGCCTATTCCAACCTTGAAATACAGAAATGCAGTCCAAGGTGGTGAGTGAGTGGGAAGGAGGAAACCCCTgcatgggggtggtggggggctATTTCAGagactttgttcatttgttttgcatAGGTGAACTTGACCTCATAAGCACACTCATTTCATCAAATCATGTGCCACAAATGTCAGCAGGAAAATAATATGCCTAAGAAATGTTCTCTATCTTCTCTAAGCGACTCTGAATTTTCCTGCTTTTCAAGTAGTCTAATAACTGGTGGAGAGGACCCGACCAAGAGCTAGCTGAGTTCAGGGAGATTTTGATTGCACTAGAATAACCAGACTTCAAGAAATCTACAGTTAACACCAACTATGAGCACAGCTCCCATCATCAGTGTCTGTCTTCTCCTACAAGGTTATCATTAAattatgtttgtctttttttccctggaAAGACAAGTTAGATGACTAGGGAGTTTCATGTCTGAAAAATGCTTCTCACTGAGGATGCATTACAAAGAAATTTAGATTCCCTAGGATGTTGTGGAGTAATGAGTATATTTCCAGAATGGCTTCATCATTAGCCAGAAGAAGACAAAATATACTTCATGGCCATTTCTTACCATTTTtggctccttccttcccctgcttCCTCAATGCCTGCCTCCCTTTTTCCAACACCagctatttttacattttcccaaGTCCTAAGTTTCTTGATACCTGCAGTTTTGCAAAAAAGACCCATGACACTTTTAAGCAATTGAGTTCTGTGGTTCCAAGATGAACAGATATTTTCAGTTCTAATGTGGAACTGAAAACACCATGTTCTGAATAggtgaaagagggaaaaaatcatGTTATGTTAGAATGAGAAAGCACTGTGTTTCCTAGGTGagggaaaagggagggaaggagacaggTAGTAGTGTTGAGGAAATCAATTAGGAGACAGTTACCAGTGGATGTGAATGAGCGTGAAGGCAACAGAAATGGAGGTGCAAGTGCTAAAGAGTAACTAGAACATGATGACTTGCTAAGGGCTGATCACCTGTAGGCAAGCAAGTGAAAACGTGGAGTCCCGGCAGCTGACATTTATACCAAACTAGAATGTGCCTGTTGCAGTGTGGCGGCTCTCCAAGGCAGCAAGAGCAAGAGTGGGCCTAGGACTTAAGGCAGGCCTGGCTGATCCATTGTCTGATCACACTCTGCAATTCCACTAAGTCTTAAGGACCACAAAGGAAGCTGTTCCTTGCATGAGGGCAAGAGATAAGCCCACATCCTgtgtggcctttttttttttttttttttttgagacagagtctcgctttgttgtccaggctagagtgagtgccgtggcgtcagcctagctcacagcaacctcaaactcctgggctccagtgatctttctgcctcagcctcccgagtagctgggactacaggcatgcgccactatgcccggctaattttttatatatatatatcagttggccaattaatttctttctatttatagtagagacggggtctcgctcttgctcgggctggtttcgaactcctgaccttgagcaatccgcccgcctcggcctcccaagagctaggattacaggcgtgagccacagcgcccggcctgtgtgtgGCCTTTTGATGCCCCAACAGGCTGCATCTGGGTTCCAGCTGAGGGCAGAGCAGGTGTCACCAGCCTTGTGTTTTGGTTCTGCAGGGTGTGCTCTGGTTTAAAGGACAGAGTTTTCTTCAATGGCTTTGGCCCTACTGGGTCTCTttctcacactcacacccacaggGATGACACTTGGACCATGTGGAAGGAAGAGCTGGGGCTGTTGGTGGGCACAGCCGAGAGTTGTGAGAAGCCATTGGCCCAGGTGAATGTTCAGACCTTACCCACATCTTTGGTCTGTAAGATAGGCTTCTTGGCACCGAAGGACATGAGGTGTCAGGCACTAGGCACGCTCAGAGAGCAAAGCGCTCTGTGTCTTGggtcgagggaggagggggacactACTGGACATGCTTCAACCTGCTCACACCAACCTGTTGAACAGCCTGTGGCTCAGGCATTGACCTGCATCCAGCACAGTTGGATTGGCTTGGTCACCTAGTCAGAAGTTATTGAGTTGAAAGGGGTTTTGATTGCACTGGAATACTCAGACTTAAATAGTGAGCACAGAAATTTCTTGTGCTTAAATGTATAGTCTTGGGGAGGTCTTTCTGGAAGTAAGCGTGCAGAATGTAAAATACATATCGTAGTAGATGAGCCTAGAACCAGACCTGGGTCTGTGCGGCATGCCACCTGAGACCCCCGGAGACCACTGCTCTGGAGGACTACTGCAAGGCCACACCCAGATtcctgactcagggaaactgagATAAGAAGTGTTATTGTTCAAGCTTCTAAGTTTTGGATAACTTGTTTTACACAatagatataaaatgcaaattgtgTTACCTGAAAGGACATGGCCTGTTTAGAGCCCCCAAAAGCAAATTCTTTAGACCAGGAGCCAGTCCAGGAGCTTGGTCTAACACACTGGGGTTTGGGTAACACTGGGTGACACCCCAAGATGCTCCTTCATACCTAGCTTTAATTCCAGGTATCAGCATcagagggggctgtgtggaaaCAGGAAGTTTGGGCAGGAAGGAGCAAGACCTATAGCATCACTTCTATCTTCTGACTATATTGAGTTCTTTCTTGGCTCAGAAAATACTACATATCCAtatcttttgcttactttttaatagggttgttttttcttgctgatttgagttctttgtagattctggatattagcccttttttggatgtatagtttgcaaatattttctcccattctgtaggttgtctatttgttctattgattatttccttagctgtgcagaatctttttaatttaatcaagtcccatgtatttatttttgttgttgttgtaattgcctttggagtcttagtcataaattctttc encodes:
- the PTPN18 gene encoding tyrosine-protein phosphatase non-receptor type 18 isoform X2, yielding MDYVRQLLLTQMRKQRPAAVQTEMRGSVSGPGSQRHRPGFHPCSPSLPDDPSLQQEQYRLSVQRSRTPGPANYQNLKEDDGLSLWTSPGLLAIPHPRGRLLSPQDISVPVAPAPAMADTYAAVQKRGAPAGARPGSRARSADEAPVYSQVTPRAQRPGTHAEDTRTALPGCVPADQSPAGSGAYEDVTDGAQTSGLASP
- the PTPN18 gene encoding tyrosine-protein phosphatase non-receptor type 18 isoform X1, which codes for MDYVRQLLLTQMRKQRPAAVQTEMRGSVSGPGSQRHRPGFHPCSPSLPDDPSLQQEQYRLSVQRSRTPGPANYQNLKEDDGLSLWTSPGLLAIPHPRGRLLSPQDISVPVAPAPAMADTYAAVQKRGAPAGARPGSRARSADEAPVYSQVTPRAQRPGTHAEDTRTALPGCVPADQSPAGSGAYEDVTDGAQTSGLGFNLRIGRPKGPRDPPADWSQV